The Thalassophryne amazonica chromosome 18, fThaAma1.1, whole genome shotgun sequence DNA window ctctattagaaGTGCATCTTGGGCCAAAAATTTCATTCTTTTTGTATACaggaattttaaattatttatacttattttattttaaccatatacaagataaatggcataggtaacctaATTATTATGcagttcaaacaatatactttaggtgttttaaataaatactgtcattattgatttagagtaattatattttattaatactaaatacataaagctgaggattatgaatttcaaataaataggaattattacagtaatgaatatgaatCATGTAAGgtctatttggtaggtttgtattaaaactatctaaaaaaaaagtaaatgggaattagtcatgtaataaaattacataaatcttcaaagtcagggttaaatatttctgtgagtgtaataGTGTTGCAATTAATGTTcgtataataaaaaattaaggcTCAACCAACTATAAACAGTCCATGTCTGATGAGTGCAGCCACGTTTATCTAAGGCTCTTTCTGATATCAGCCCCGTGACTAATGTTCCACCTTTCTGATgctcactgttttgttttgtttttttttttgtttttttgccttttttaggGATTCAGCCTTGAAGATGGAAATCTTCCAATTTATCCAGATGCACCCATCACCAAGTCACAGAGTCTACTGCTGATAGTGTCCTATGTCTTGCGGCATGGTCTTTCTGATAGTGCTttggatgatcttctttctttgaTGAATATACACTGTCCAAACAGTGTTCCTACATCAAAGTATTTGCTGTACAAGAGTGTTGAAGATTCAATGTACGAggtatgtttattttttattaaatcatcATCTGTACTGACCAATGTGTTTCATATAAAGggagttatgctgcatttacacataggcagaatGCATTACGAACGTCATATTTgcttcattcttggcacattcctgacattcttaacatgatcagcggccaagaatgtatacttcgtggcattcatttcttgtcattgttatgtgtaaatgcagcattagtctgTGCTGTTATCATTTGCCATGGTATGCTAGTAAATCATGTTCTTGTTGGTGTATGGTGTTTTTTGTTGCTATACAGATTGCTTATCATTGATAATCAATATGCTCAAGCTTCTGTTGTGCATTAAAAAAACGACCATGCTCTCGTAGGTTTCAATGTTCTTATATTCATACCATTCTTCTATTTCAATTTCAGGTTCACTATTATTGCATGGAGTGCACTGCATATCTTGGCCCCGAGAAATTGACAAGGAATTGTACAAACTGCGGCAATGAATTCAGTGCAGACATCTCAACTGCAGAGGGTAGTTTTTTTCTCAGGATGCccgtcaaaacacagctgcaaaGAATGATGAAAGTAGCAGAAGTGGCAGCTGCCCTTGAAAAtcgaaatattgatgaaatcttgAAACTAACATAAATGACATTGTTCATGGTAAACTTTATAAAAACCTTCTTCATGATGGCATAATAGGTCCCAGTGACTTGTCATTATTGTTCAATACTGATGGAGTTTCTATTTTTAAATCCTCCAATTTTTCTGTTTGGCCTTTGTTTGCCACAGTAAATGAAATTCCACCACATATGCGCAGGAAACATATGATTATGGCAGGCTTGTGATTTGGAGAATGTAAACCCAAAATTAATACTTTCTTAAAACCATTTGTGGATGAACTTAGAGATTTGGGTGCAGATGGTTTGCACTCACCTCTTGGCCAAACCAGGATTTTTGCTCTTTGCCTGTCAGCGGATGCACCTGCCAGGTCTTTAGTGAGGAATGCCAAACAGTTCAATGGGAAGTATGGATGCGACTGGTGTAAGCAGGAAGGCACACCAATAGGAGATTGTCAATAGAGTCACAGAGAACAGGGATGTGTCAGCAAGGTGTGAACGGGCCTTCAGTTGTCATGCAGTTACCACATTATGACTCTGTGAAAGGCATTTGTTCTGAATCACAACACACAGCTTTCTTAGGAGTTACTAGACATTTTGTGGGGACTTGGCTGGATTCAGCAAACAGAGCAGAGGCATATTACATTGGGGACCAAGTAAAGAAATTAGATGAGAGACTGCAGGATATAGCACCTCCAAGTGAAATAACCAGATGCCCCAGGTCTCTCAAAACGCGGAAGTATTGGAAGGCATCTGAATGGCGAGCTCTCCTGTTCTATTCTTTGGTGGTATTTCAGGGAATTTTACCTGCTGTGTATATGAAACACTGGTTCCTATTTGTATTTGGTATTTATTACCTCATGAGTGAGAGTGTTTCTGAAAGAAAGGTTCGTGAGAGCAATGCTTGCCTCAGGATGTTTGTTCTGATGACTGAGCGTTTATATGGAATAAGACATTGCACTTTCAATGTCCACTCATTGATTCATTTTGCCCAGTCAGTTATCAACATTGGCCCTTTATGGGCAACTTCCACCTTTGTTTTTGAGGGATACAACAGGACTTTGATTAGGTGTTTCCACAGTACCCAGAAAGTTGGTTTTCAGATTTGTGAGACATTCTCTCTCATGAAGGTGATGACAGAGTTAGCAGTTAGTTGCATGGAGGAGAACACTGATGTGTCTGTCCTGTATACCTCATTGGCCAGCAGACACACTAAATCAAAATGTACAAACGTACTTTCAAATAATTTGCATGCTCTTGGCAAAGGAGAGCAAGTTATTCTGCCTCCATCAAAGTTACTGGCTGCAAGCAGACTGACAGGGAACCAAGTGCACACTTCCGCCATTGTATATGAGATTTATTTTTCACCACCAGCTGTATGCCAGCAGTGACTATTTTCAATCTGCTCGGCATTGCAACTGCTATGCTGCATTTACTCATGGTGTGTATAAATATGGAAGAATTGAAACTTTTCTCTGTGTTAAATTGGGACCAGACTGCATGAATGATaatggtttttgtttgtgtgataaagcAAATATCATACTAGTAAAGCCATTCAGCATTACACGaagaccattatttgttgatgcaaggctaggctgttcatctgactTTCTTGTAAATATTGACCAACATGCTGATAAcccaaatatttgtatttatccaggagacatcctgcaaaaatgtatttttatgaaaACTGATGTTTCATCTTACCTGTGCCCACTGCCTTCTCGGTTTTACTGGGATTAAGTTGTGAATTGATGGTTACACATGAATGTTTTACATGTTAGCAGAACTTGGCCCTCTATAGAATGCTATAGGGCAGCCTATAGAATTCTCTCAAAGTCACCGTCAAGTCACTCTAAAGTCATGAATcggccaccaattgtttgcaagctcacttgagatttgacttgagacttgccgattcatgacttgagaatgatttgacAGTAACTTAGTCCCACCTCTGGCATAGGATATAGACGGTCCTACAGGATTGTATACACTGGCGTATGGGTTGAACTGATATAACATATGCATGTGTAGTTTCAGTTACAGATGTTATAGTAACCATTTGAAGCAAACTGTCTGCATTAATGCTGACCTGTTTGGATGTTTACATCTATACTTGTGTTTGATGATGCTGCAGTTTCCAAGTTCCATGGTTCGACAAAGAAAATGATATATGTGATTATGTATATACATGTAATAATTTTTAACTTGTAATAAAAGATATTGTTGAATTTGTAATGTTGTGTAACTTTTTTATACTTTGCCTTTATCTGCTTGTGTATAAGCgtga harbors:
- the LOC117530302 gene encoding uncharacterized protein LOC117530302 isoform X2, coding for MGGDSVQNEEMDQGDDEDWHDNGVDSGGDDEDDDFQHGDGEEGNEPDDNYQGFSLEDGNLPIYPDAPITKSQSLLLIVSYVLRHGLSDSALDDLLSLMNIHCPNSVPTSKYLLYKSVEDSMYEVHYYCMECTAYLGPEKLTRNCTNCGNEFSADISTAEGSFFLRMPVKTQLQRMMKVAEVAAALENRNIDEILKLT
- the LOC117530302 gene encoding uncharacterized protein LOC117530302 isoform X1, with amino-acid sequence MCQQGVNGPSVVMQLPHYDSVKGICSESQHTAFLGVTRHFVGTWLDSANRAEAYYIGDQVKKLDERLQDIAPPSEITRCPRSLKTRKYWKASEWRALLFYSLVVFQGILPAVYMKHWFLFVFGIYYLMSESVSERKVRESNACLRMFVLMTERLYGIRHCTFNVHSLIHFAQSVINIGPLWATSTFVFEGYNRTLIRCFHSTQKVGFQICETFSLMKVMTELAVSCMEENTDVSVLYTSLASRHTKSKCTNVLSNNLHALGKGEQVILPPSKLLAASRLTGNQVHTSAIVYEIYFSPPAVCQQ